The DNA sequence CAGTCTCCACAGTCTCACTCTCACAGAGCTGCGTGAGCGCAGTGGAGAGAAGGACACACATTCCACAGCGCTcgtgtaacaaaaaaaaaagaaaaaagacacagcCTGCTGGACAGAGGGAGACATCAGAcccacgcacactcacacagacactcatatAATTAGGGACACACGTGTGAGCGCGCAGCGTCTCCTGCCACCGAGAGTCCACATCCAGGATTCGGGAGGATTTTTGCGCACGCCGTGTCATTTGTTTTGAAAGTAAAGCAGCCATGCACTCAGCCGGCGACAACTAATTCACCAAAATGACTCACCGAGGGAACGGAAGACTGCGTTCGTGGGTTGCTGTGGCGGAACAGCGTCCGTTAAGCTGCGTGATTCTCACCCACAGAGGGTCACCTTCTGGAACCATGTCTTGTGGCGACGTGCGTGGCGCGCCAGCGTGcgtgtgagtgactgactgaccgaTAGTCTTTTGCGAGAGGAAGAGAGGCTGGATAAACACAGCAGACCGGATTTCAGGCAGCGACAGCCACACACTGAGAGAAGCCGCCTCTCGTCTCTCCCAGCCCCGCAGACACATGCAGGATGTGCGGGGAGCGCCGGCGAGTCCTGGTCCAGCTCAACCCGGGTTCATGACGCGCTGGGCGGCCTCGTCATGCGTCTCCTGCCCGAGCCCAGCGCTCAATCCCTccggctcctcttcctctttatctTTGTGATGGGGGTGGCCCCGTCGCCGGTTCTCACAGCCGGCTGTCCAGACAGATGCGTGTGCGACGACCAGCTGGTAGTCCAGTGCGCCGGGCAGGAGCTCACCCAGTTCCCCAATGACCTGCCGCTGGCCACCCGGCAGCTCATCATCTCCAACAACCGCATCGGGGACCTGCCGGCGCTGCAGCTCAACTACCTGTCCGACCTGGTGTATCTGGACTGCAGCAACAACTCTCTGAGCGAGATCTCCGAGTCCACCTTCGGGAACTTGCGCAAACTCGCCTACCTGGACTTGTCTTTTAACATCCTGCTGCAGATCGAGGACCGGACGTTCGGCCCGCTGGCGTCTCTGGTGATGCTCCGGCTGACGGATAACCCGAGTCTGGCTGAGATCCACTCGGACGCCTTCTCGGAGAACATGGCTCTGCAGGTGCTGGATGTGAGCCGGAACAACCTGACCACCCTGAACATCAGCAGCCTCATCGCTTTGCCTGCTCTGCGCTCTCTCGGGCTCAGCGGTAACCCGTGGAGGTGCGACTGTGACACGGAGGACCTGTGTCTGTGGGTGCAGATCGAGGGCTTCAAATTCCAGGGTGAGTGATGTGAAAGATGCTCAGAGCTCATGTctgcacataaacataaaacaagTGTCAACAACGTGTTCAGGTAGTGACGGAACATACACACGTATTCTCTGCCCCTGTCCTTGAAGACACACTGTGTTCAGGTGAACCTCTTCTATGTTTGTCCAGTTTCCTGGCAGGGTAACAATGTGTCCTTGCGTTAAGAGCCAAAAATGCCCCAAggtcttatttatgttataagTTATTTAAGGAGGTAGATCGATATTTTTTAAGATTGGTAGGCTACTCACACTCAGTGAGCACGCTCTCCAGCAAAATACAGGCATTGTCcctttcactgaaaacatggtttCTAGTGGGGACACAAAGACGagagaaaactgattttagccactcaaGGAAAAGGCTGACATAATTAAATCTACACCTGTCCCATGCTACAATATCTTAGTAATATTTTAACCACTTTTCTCACTGTTTGACAACCTTTCCTGACtggaaaatgaagtttattAACGATtcactttcctgcaccaaagtccaaagagaaaatcagtgtttttagctcatggggacaaaGGAGCTTTGGTCTGGttggtttttaaccatgaaaacaagttaatatatgtaagtagacctccataactaacatatatgtgcgatacaagcattcgatgtcaccttttaATTGTTGCCAAATCTGGATCAGATCTAGATGAAACTGTGCTGGTAGAGAGTCTGATCCTGCACACATAgaccacatttcaaaatgtaatgGGGACAGACTTGGGTGATCGcctacccatcacaaaaaaaatcagattgatCCGtgaaaaactgtagacaggaagttgctaacataAACCCACGATGATGAAAATATAACCTCCTTGACAGAGATatgaaaagaaaaccagaactatccctttaatagtCCCACATAATAGCACATGATTAAGTCAGGCGACTGACGCAGTTTGTCTTTCTGTAGTGGACTCACACTTgtgctcacgcacacacacacatgcaaactaaGACTCCACTGATAAATTGAGAGTTCAAAGTGGAGGTAATCTGAAGATTTCGTGTCCCAGCTCAGATCTGCAACACAATCCCCTTAAACTGGCCGTCCCGTCTCCATAATGTCTCAAGTTTAGCAGTTTATCCGCTCAGCTGACTTGTGTTACGCTCACTTGCAAACCAGCGGTCACTTCAGCTGACCTCTCCGTAAGCAGAGGGCAATAGAATTGGACCTGTGGAACTAGCACGTATACGGTGCTCGTGATCTTCTCAGTGACAACATGTTTAAGTAATCTGTGCTTGTGACCGTTAACTGAGCTTAGGCCTGAGCCGGTGAACTGGTGGTTATGTCATGTGACGACGAGACGCGTACGTCAGCTTACATCCTAGTCacgttactgctgctgctggtcatTGTCTGTCCACTGTCCTGAAGGCAGAGACAATGCCGGGAGCGTGACTGTGTCCTTGTGTACCTGTTTAATGTCTGGCTATAACCCTTcctgtgtgagacacacacacacacacacacacacagaacacagcaTGCACCTGGGAGTGCTGTCGCTCCCTCCACCGTATGCTTTAGCCCTTCAGTCCAGATGGTTTATGATGGTGCTCAAAAAAGCTGAACTGTTGTGCTCACATtaacagaatgtgtgtgtgtgtgtttgtatgggtatctttggtAGGACAAAAACAACGTATAAACCatatggagtgaggacatttgggaaagttagggttagaattgggttaaggttaaggttagggtgaggTTGAGgggatgcattatgtctatgagtgtcttCATTACAAATGCTGCACAAAACTCCTGTCAGGGATAGGAATTAGGGATTAAATTGATAGTTTGACCCTTAGTCAAGGTCGAATATGTTGTACGCTCTCATTGTGCAACACTGATGCTGAAAAAAGGACACTCACCCTCACTGACTACAgtacatggctgccagcagggacacaaaaaGGTTtcagccacaaaccaaaaggTTCACCTTATCAAATCTACCCATGTGACATCTTCAAAATATGCTCACAGCTCTGTTAGGCCACAAAGTGAAGTTTGCAGATTGCtcaaaatcagcaattttacatcagagcacacaggagttgttgatccactgctgccgccatctgtaacttcaaatgtgttgttttacagcTTTCGTGTTTAAAATCCTATGGTTTAGTTTGCATAAACTGGCATTAACTTACTAAACatgacagaagcagcagctcctgtgttgccACAAGCTCAAAACACACCTTTACTTTCACAGCACGCGGAAGTACACTCTAAAACCTGGTACAGAACTGAACTGTTCACTTTGCTGTGCTCAGTTTGCACTTATTTCACTTAAAAaatcagacacacactcacaaaggtGGCACAATACAAAAACTCCCACACACAAGCCATTGT is a window from the Solea solea chromosome 9, fSolSol10.1, whole genome shotgun sequence genome containing:
- the LOC131466235 gene encoding leucine-rich repeat-containing protein 52-like; translation: MRLLPEPSAQSLRLLFLFIFVMGVAPSPVLTAGCPDRCVCDDQLVVQCAGQELTQFPNDLPLATRQLIISNNRIGDLPALQLNYLSDLVYLDCSNNSLSEISESTFGNLRKLAYLDLSFNILLQIEDRTFGPLASLVMLRLTDNPSLAEIHSDAFSENMALQVLDVSRNNLTTLNISSLIALPALRSLGLSGNPWRCDCDTEDLCLWVQIEGFKFQDEGQTVCHSPPELAGQRLAEVGMQLRADCHQGLGYWDYLFFIAIGFVIFSAGTVSAWVMGVLMVLYERYSKRKGEQLDSDDEDERGGMGGGGGGGCSGGNQGNGDLSKPGMQV